A region of the Deltaproteobacteria bacterium genome:
ACGTTCGGCACGATCAGTTTGCATGTGTGCGACTTGACGATTTATCGATATAGCCGGAGCGGCGTAGTCGCGGTGATACCATAAACCTACATATTTATTAATTCTTTTTAGGGCTCGCCACCGATACCACCACCACATATAAAGTAAGATATCAGGGGCTGAAAAAATATCATAATGTTAATTACCAAATCATGCACACGGTATCAGGGGGTGCGCCCCTAATTTATTTGCGAGGCTTCATCAAGTAATTGCATCGCAATATCGATCGCTTTTCGCGTTTTTTCACGTAACTTCGCCTCGTTTTCACCCTCTTGCTCGGCGTGACTGCGAGCTTCGTTCAATTTTTCAATTTCTTGTTGTAGTTCTTCTCTCTCGGCAGCAAGTGATTTTACTTTATCAACTAATTGCCCAATTTTATCCGCAAGTACTTCCTTTTCATTCTCTGCAGAAGCGCATGCTTGTTTCATATCTTCAAGACTTCGTTGAGCCTCATCAAGTTGACTTTGCGATGCTTCAACCTGTTCTTTATATTTATTAATTTCACGCTCAATACTAGCAAGTTTCTTTTTAGCTTCTATACCTTCGCGACCACGAGAACTTTCTTGTAAAAGTCGATCATTAAACTCAAGTTCTTTTTGCTCGATTGTTTCTTCCATTTTTTGCACTTTAAGGCGTAACTGCTTATTTTCGTTGCGCAGTGCTTCGATAGCCTCATTGTTCACTGCTGATGATGAACCGCGAGCTCTAAATGAGCCGGTATTGCCTGAACTGGCCGCCAAACCACTTAAAGTTACGTTATCATTCGAAGTTGATGCTGCTGCAGAAATAGACGCACTTGACGTCGATGCTCTCTGAGCTGGCGGAGCTGGCGGTGGTGGTGCCGATGCATGGGTAGGTCCATCTGGAATTTCTGTCTCAATTTCGATTTCAGCATCATCAGCACTATCGTCAATATCAACGGAAAGCTCTTCAAGAGAAACATCAACTTCGTGGATTTCTGTAGCATTAAATCGCATATAAGATGCTAAAACATTAGTAATTTCTTCGTTGCTATATGGTTTTTTAAGGTATGCCTCGGCTCGAGTTTTTAGCTTTTTATGTTGCTCAAATGTCTCAACAGTCGCTTGACTCGAAGTTAGCAATAGCGGAATTCTTCCAAGTTCAGGATCTTTTTTAAGTTTGTTGCAAATAGAATAGCCGCTAACCCGACTTAACTCGACACATAGTACTATAGCATCAGGTTTAAATGAACGAGCGAGACTAACACCTTCGCCGCCATCTGCGGTTACTTTGGTCTGAACACCCTTTGCCTCTAGCAGCTGCGTCAAAGAAGTAGCTACAGCGGCATCGCTTTCGATTATTAGGACGCGAGCCATAAATAACAGTATATGGGCTGTTACCCTTATTGAGCAAGACTCTTTGATGCAAACATAAAATCTAAAGTTAGGGACATACCCTTATATCTATGCAATAATAAAAAAAATCATATACTTATTTGCTAGCATGTCAGATTCTTGCTACGAATTTTATAAGAACACATGATATGACTTTCTATCGAGGCAATAATATTTAAACCACGTGGCTTGTTAAGGAGGGCCAAAAAGGCCTCGTTATGCTTGACGTTCATCGCCCTTATCCTGGAGTTATTCTGCTTGTAAGCACTAATGGATCGGTGCTTTTTGGCGCTCCTGCAGATGCATTTAAGGCGACTAAAGCCTGTTGCCAGCGTTATAAATTGCCATTTCCACGCGTATTGGTAGCACCACAACGAATGCTCGTTGATTTTACTCCTCAATTTGCTCCTGAGTTTTTCTTATACGATTTTCTATTTGTTCATGGAGCTGCATTTAAACCAGATCTCCAAAACGAACGACTTACTCTCGTTCTTGACGCAGATCGCATAGAAAACGAATTACGTGCTCTTTCATTGACTTTAAATGGTCCATCAAGAGACGAACTCACTAATTACCGTGATGCAGAAGGTAAAACCATTTTAGATGCTAAAACTGTCTCCTTACTCGCAGATATAAGTGAGCATTTGGCTATTAAAAAAGACCATCGCCCACGACGTCTCGAGGAAATGGTATCTGCTATTGCCTTTGACCAAAATGGCAGTGTCGACTTACTTGATTCGACTTTGCAAGTAATACGTACTGGTCCGGCAAATTTTTTAGTGCGCAGCAGCAACTCTGAGGTTGAAATCAATCTTGATTTTGAGACCCCAATTACGCCGTTT
Encoded here:
- a CDS encoding response regulator, with product MARVLIIESDAAVATSLTQLLEAKGVQTKVTADGGEGVSLARSFKPDAIVLCVELSRVSGYSICNKLKKDPELGRIPLLLTSSQATVETFEQHKKLKTRAEAYLKKPYSNEEITNVLASYMRFNATEIHEVDVSLEELSVDIDDSADDAEIEIETEIPDGPTHASAPPPPAPPAQRASTSSASISAAASTSNDNVTLSGLAASSGNTGSFRARGSSSAVNNEAIEALRNENKQLRLKVQKMEETIEQKELEFNDRLLQESSRGREGIEAKKKLASIEREINKYKEQVEASQSQLDEAQRSLEDMKQACASAENEKEVLADKIGQLVDKVKSLAAEREELQQEIEKLNEARSHAEQEGENEAKLREKTRKAIDIAMQLLDEASQIN